A single genomic interval of Paenibacillus macerans harbors:
- a CDS encoding MFS transporter encodes MKIAFWLYFFMFLAFFDLHAQYPILTPFALSLGAAPTFIGWMMGIYSLTHLPGNLIAGQGVDRHGSRRYMIFSLLTAGVLLLLQAHVTEPWQLLVIRSISGFVLAFLSPACLAMLASLSNNPVQQGKLMAGHGVMHTIASVVSPAVGAFLVAQSGFSLAFQMLGWLLITTSVIAMITIHEPAKTSKPAALEPKTASSGIPLKLNVIPLRYYLLSLAVACSQGILFFELPLQTGGASEIMHTGLYFSIISLGALVTLSMLFLSKLSPYKRASFGILGVALCFFALAALDFIPLPAILFVLGMAKGIVFPALSSLFIDLSGGQRLGTVFSLQSIATSLGSFIGPIAAGAMHGSYSPYFLAFFLLMLALILAPPRKHPGVFTPPIGAEAGRP; translated from the coding sequence ATGAAAATCGCGTTCTGGCTGTATTTCTTTATGTTTCTCGCTTTCTTCGACCTGCACGCCCAGTATCCGATTCTGACTCCGTTTGCGTTGTCCCTCGGCGCGGCGCCGACGTTTATCGGCTGGATGATGGGGATCTACTCCTTAACGCATTTGCCCGGCAACCTGATCGCCGGCCAAGGCGTAGACCGGCACGGCAGCCGGAGATACATGATTTTCAGCTTGCTTACCGCCGGTGTACTATTGCTGCTTCAGGCGCATGTGACGGAGCCGTGGCAGCTGCTCGTCATACGCTCGATCAGCGGCTTTGTGCTGGCCTTTTTGTCGCCGGCCTGCCTGGCGATGCTTGCTTCGCTGTCCAATAATCCGGTACAGCAGGGGAAACTGATGGCCGGCCACGGGGTGATGCACACGATCGCTTCCGTCGTCTCGCCGGCGGTCGGCGCGTTCCTTGTGGCCCAGTCGGGCTTCTCGCTCGCGTTTCAAATGCTGGGCTGGCTGCTCATCACAACAAGCGTCATCGCCATGATCACCATTCACGAGCCCGCGAAAACGAGCAAACCAGCCGCTCTGGAGCCGAAAACGGCCTCCTCCGGGATCCCGCTCAAGCTCAACGTCATTCCGCTCCGCTACTACCTTCTGTCGCTGGCCGTCGCCTGCTCCCAGGGTATTCTGTTTTTCGAACTGCCGCTGCAAACCGGCGGGGCTTCCGAAATCATGCACACCGGCCTCTATTTTTCGATCATCAGCCTGGGGGCGCTTGTCACCCTTTCGATGCTGTTTCTTAGCAAACTGTCGCCTTACAAACGGGCGAGCTTCGGCATCCTGGGTGTTGCGCTCTGTTTTTTTGCGCTGGCCGCACTCGATTTCATCCCGCTGCCGGCGATTCTGTTCGTCCTGGGCATGGCCAAAGGCATCGTCTTTCCGGCGCTCTCTTCCCTGTTTATCGACCTGAGCGGGGGACAAAGGCTTGGCACCGTATTTTCCCTTCAGTCGATCGCGACGTCGCTAGGTTCCTTTATCGGGCCGATCGCCGCCGGGGCGATGCACGGGTCGTATTCTCCCTACTTCCTGGCCTTTTTCCTGCTGATGCTGGCGCTCATTTTGGCGCCGCCGAGGAAACATCCCGGCGTATTTACGCCGCCGATCGGCGCCGAAGCCGGCCGGCCGTAA
- the nrdF gene encoding class 1b ribonucleoside-diphosphate reductase subunit beta translates to MCALRAVNWNRPDDDFTMMFWNQNIMQFWTDDEIPLSDDKMSWMTLNDDEKDAYMKVLGGLTLLDTVQGGVGMPQIMEHVEGLQRKAVLGFMGMMEQIHAKSYSSIFTTLASNEEIDEIFRWVEQNPMLQTKAETIRQYYTNIRSPRELYLAMAASVLLESYLFYSGFFYPLYLAGQGKMTCSGEIIDLILRDESIHGVYVGVLAQEIYAQMSEDEQKDVYETLEGLLHYLHANEERYTEQIYTKIGLVDEVKVFLRYNANKAFMNLGFEPPFEEEEVNPIVFNGIRTDTKQHDFFSKKGNGYVRALNVEPLTDEDFNF, encoded by the coding sequence ATGTGCGCATTACGAGCTGTAAACTGGAACCGTCCGGACGACGATTTTACGATGATGTTCTGGAACCAGAACATCATGCAGTTCTGGACGGATGACGAAATCCCGTTGTCCGACGACAAAATGTCCTGGATGACGTTAAACGATGATGAAAAAGACGCATATATGAAGGTCCTCGGCGGTCTGACGCTGCTTGATACGGTACAGGGCGGCGTCGGCATGCCGCAGATCATGGAGCATGTGGAGGGCCTGCAGCGCAAAGCCGTGCTCGGCTTTATGGGCATGATGGAGCAGATCCATGCCAAATCGTACAGCAGCATTTTCACTACGCTCGCTTCCAATGAGGAGATTGACGAGATCTTCCGCTGGGTGGAGCAGAACCCGATGCTGCAGACGAAAGCGGAGACGATCCGCCAGTACTACACCAACATCCGCTCCCCGAGAGAGCTGTATTTGGCGATGGCGGCCTCCGTCCTGCTGGAGAGCTACTTGTTCTATAGCGGATTCTTCTACCCGCTGTATTTGGCCGGCCAGGGCAAAATGACCTGCAGCGGCGAAATCATCGACCTGATTCTGCGCGATGAGAGCATTCACGGCGTGTACGTGGGCGTGCTGGCCCAGGAAATCTACGCGCAAATGAGCGAAGACGAGCAAAAAGACGTATACGAAACGCTGGAAGGGCTGCTGCACTACCTGCACGCCAACGAAGAGCGGTATACGGAGCAGATTTACACGAAAATCGGACTGGTGGACGAAGTGAAAGTCTTCCTGCGGTATAACGCCAACAAGGCGTTTATGAACCTCGGCTTTGAGCCGCCGTTCGAGGAGGAAGAGGTTAACCCGATCGTGTTCAACGGGATCCGTACCGACACGAAGCAGCACGACTTTTTCTCCAAAAAAGGCAACGGCTACGTACGGGCGCTGAACGTCGAGCCGCTGACCGACGAAGATTTCAATTTCTAA
- a CDS encoding J domain-containing protein, with the protein MTTIWSILGIEPTQDKQQIKKAYAKKLRMAHPENDPRGYQRLREAFDAAIKQAGMPEEHDFPGYGQDLKTGVAIGTKQEGEPAPDSLALFEQHLHELYTDFKRRVDPQEWKMLANQDYIWDVGAQGERFDALIRFLDEHRHMPANVWKVLDELFLIRENFEHGYDYFDDELMEFVTGQISGGLAMGYECFLNRELAIDLEAYLGLRQEAQLSLMDGRLEDAGRELAAAHALFREDPDLELMRAKHAIMAGDSGAALAVLHQVVRLNPEAREAYLLRGRLLFDRRQYREALQDAEYLLQFSPTPQDAYCLALECREVLGQVEQAWEDGRKRWEFERNSIHYRFYAVWSRFKNRHLFPQKYSRLPFKVRLRMWQFELLMMLFLFLGLNWLYILLYLVCRFTFGAGSAIAAIWLAVMLWNTWKTAKIAWMRRI; encoded by the coding sequence TTGACGACGATTTGGAGCATATTGGGCATCGAACCGACGCAAGACAAGCAGCAGATCAAGAAGGCCTATGCCAAGAAACTGCGGATGGCTCACCCAGAGAACGACCCAAGAGGCTATCAGCGGCTCAGGGAGGCTTTTGACGCGGCCATAAAGCAGGCCGGCATGCCGGAGGAGCATGATTTTCCCGGATACGGCCAGGACCTGAAGACCGGAGTCGCGATCGGGACGAAGCAGGAGGGGGAACCGGCCCCCGATTCGTTGGCGCTTTTTGAACAACACCTGCATGAACTTTACACGGATTTCAAGCGCCGCGTCGATCCGCAGGAATGGAAAATGCTAGCGAACCAGGATTACATATGGGACGTAGGGGCGCAAGGCGAGCGATTCGACGCGCTGATCCGGTTTCTGGACGAACATCGGCATATGCCGGCGAACGTGTGGAAAGTATTGGATGAACTGTTTTTGATCAGAGAAAACTTTGAGCACGGGTATGACTACTTTGACGATGAATTGATGGAATTTGTGACCGGACAGATTAGCGGAGGCCTGGCGATGGGCTACGAATGCTTCTTGAACCGGGAGCTGGCGATCGACTTGGAGGCATATCTCGGCTTAAGACAAGAGGCGCAGCTCAGTCTGATGGATGGCCGGCTGGAAGACGCCGGGCGGGAGCTTGCCGCCGCCCATGCGCTGTTCCGGGAGGACCCGGACCTGGAGTTAATGCGGGCCAAGCATGCTATTATGGCCGGGGATTCCGGCGCAGCGCTGGCTGTTCTCCATCAGGTCGTCCGTTTGAACCCGGAGGCGCGGGAAGCTTATCTGCTGCGCGGGAGATTGTTATTTGATCGGCGGCAGTACCGTGAAGCGCTGCAGGATGCGGAGTATTTGCTGCAGTTTTCTCCCACGCCGCAGGATGCGTACTGCTTGGCTTTGGAATGCCGGGAGGTTCTCGGTCAGGTTGAACAGGCCTGGGAGGACGGCAGGAAGCGCTGGGAGTTTGAGCGGAACTCTATACACTATCGTTTCTATGCGGTGTGGTCGCGTTTTAAAAACCGGCATCTATTCCCCCAAAAATATAGCAGGCTGCCGTTCAAGGTTCGGCTGCGGATGTGGCAGTTTGAACTCCTAATGATGCTGTTTCTGTTCCTGGGGCTAAATTGGCTGTACATTCTGCTCTATCTCGTCTGCCGGTTTACGTTTGGCGCCGGTTCCGCTATCGCCGCGATTTGGCTGGCAGTCATGTTGTGGAATACCTGGAAGACGGCCAAAATCGCCTGGATGCGGCGCATCTGA
- the nrdI gene encoding class Ib ribonucleoside-diphosphate reductase assembly flavoprotein NrdI yields MLIAYDSKTGNVKRFIQKLDLPAVQIDENMTLEEPFVLITYTTGFGQVPAKVSAFLEHNHQRLLGVAASGNRNWGERFALSADLIAQRYHVPVVAKFELSGTKQDAERFKQEVSRVAAY; encoded by the coding sequence ATGCTGATTGCCTATGATTCCAAAACCGGAAACGTGAAACGGTTCATCCAGAAGCTCGATTTGCCCGCCGTGCAAATTGACGAGAATATGACGCTGGAGGAGCCGTTTGTGCTGATTACATATACGACGGGGTTTGGACAGGTGCCGGCAAAGGTCTCCGCTTTTCTCGAGCATAACCATCAGCGGCTGCTCGGTGTAGCGGCCAGCGGAAACCGCAACTGGGGCGAGCGTTTTGCCCTGAGCGCCGATTTGATCGCCCAGCGCTACCATGTTCCCGTGGTGGCCAAATTCGAGCTGTCGGGCACGAAACAGGATGCGGAAAGATTTAAGCAGGAGGTGAGCCGGGTTGCGGCATATTGA
- a CDS encoding sporulation protein YjcZ gives MAPVHVAPVHGLYGFWTSTGTILVLYILLVIILRSTFH, from the coding sequence ATTGCACCGGTCCATGTTGCACCTGTTCATGGCCTTTACGGCTTCTGGACGTCAACAGGCACGATTCTCGTATTGTACATTTTGCTGGTGATCATTCTTCGCTCTACTTTTCATTAA
- a CDS encoding GNAT family N-acetyltransferase produces the protein MAYLQITKQNIDEQHICCALGAKQYEAAVNEKKHWLKERMDEGLVFYRLDDRAKVFIEYLPADQAWIPIDAPNYMFINCLWVSGRHKGQGHAAKLLERCKEDAAARGMDGIVHIAGSKKLPYLSDKAFFEHMGFIVADEAEPYFQLLALTWNETAASPAFKPHVKQASVPEEGVSIYYTAQCPFAAGMLEELREAARAKGVPFRARRITSKEQAQQAPAVWTTFALYYDGKFVTHEILSVNKFDKLLERLLPA, from the coding sequence TTGGCATATTTGCAAATTACGAAGCAAAATATCGACGAACAACACATTTGCTGCGCATTGGGCGCCAAGCAGTATGAAGCGGCCGTCAATGAGAAAAAGCACTGGCTGAAGGAACGAATGGACGAGGGCCTCGTTTTTTACCGTCTGGACGACCGGGCCAAAGTTTTCATCGAATATTTGCCGGCCGATCAGGCCTGGATCCCCATCGATGCTCCCAATTATATGTTCATCAATTGTCTTTGGGTGTCGGGCAGGCATAAGGGGCAGGGGCATGCCGCAAAGCTGCTGGAGCGGTGCAAGGAGGACGCGGCGGCCCGGGGCATGGACGGCATTGTGCATATCGCCGGAAGCAAAAAGCTGCCTTATCTGAGCGACAAGGCTTTTTTTGAGCATATGGGGTTTATAGTGGCGGATGAGGCCGAGCCTTATTTTCAGTTGCTGGCTTTAACCTGGAACGAAACCGCCGCTTCTCCTGCGTTCAAACCGCACGTCAAGCAGGCATCCGTTCCGGAAGAAGGAGTTTCGATCTATTACACGGCCCAATGCCCGTTTGCGGCCGGCATGCTTGAGGAGCTGCGGGAAGCGGCCCGCGCCAAAGGCGTCCCCTTCCGCGCCCGCCGGATCACATCCAAAGAACAGGCCCAGCAGGCCCCCGCGGTTTGGACAACCTTTGCCCTGTACTATGACGGGAAGTTCGTCACGCATGAAATCTTGAGCGTCAATAAATTCGATAAGCTGCTGGAGCGGTTGCTTCCGGCTTAA
- a CDS encoding DUF1266 domain-containing protein, giving the protein MITLSLKKNEVANAEQLKDRIRTLLDADADLYREYRRIHRILFVLPEAARSKYIEARQGGGDHAKLVLVNHCLHQLPSGNIAGYGAAWAVALSRIGRAKGWLTAEEAWQYKLAAARFAQSCYDSWGEFFIAHSIGSLFSQPNPKLKETLLVTGMVSLMEGSSLLYRKAKWDMNLEPD; this is encoded by the coding sequence GTGATAACCCTATCTCTCAAAAAAAATGAGGTTGCCAATGCGGAACAGTTGAAGGACAGGATTCGTACGCTGCTGGATGCGGATGCCGACCTTTACCGGGAATACCGCCGGATTCATAGAATCCTGTTCGTTTTACCGGAGGCGGCGCGCAGCAAATATATCGAAGCCCGGCAAGGCGGCGGCGATCATGCCAAGCTGGTGCTGGTGAATCACTGTCTGCACCAACTGCCCTCGGGCAACATTGCCGGGTACGGGGCCGCCTGGGCGGTCGCCTTAAGCCGAATCGGCCGGGCCAAAGGCTGGCTGACGGCCGAGGAAGCCTGGCAGTACAAGCTCGCGGCAGCCCGCTTTGCCCAAAGCTGCTACGATAGCTGGGGAGAGTTCTTTATCGCTCACTCCATCGGTTCTCTCTTTTCTCAGCCTAATCCGAAGCTCAAAGAAACATTGTTGGTGACGGGCATGGTTTCTCTAATGGAGGGAAGCTCGCTGCTTTACAGGAAGGCCAAGTGGGATATGAATCTGGAGCCGGATTGA
- the nrdE gene encoding class 1b ribonucleoside-diphosphate reductase subunit alpha translates to MRHIELNNMLMKRDESGFFQLEKDREAVAEFMQEVERKSVTFSSTTDKVRYMIENDYYENVYEQYTEAEVERVYAITHGYHFEFPSYMAASKFYTDYALKTNDKSKYLEHYPDRVAAVALHLGRGNAETASLLARSMMEQRLQPATPTFLNAGKSRRGEMVSCFLLEMDDSLNSINYVLNTCMQLSKIGGGVAVNLSKLRGRGEPIKGVEGAAKGIMPVLKLMEDAFSYADQMGQRKGSGAGYYNIFGWDVAEFLDSKKINADERIRLKTLSIGLIVPNRFYQLAKDNEPLYVFGPYSVYKAYGTHLDDMDLDVMYDKLLADERVKKRKLMSARDMLTKIATVQLESGYPYIMNKSNANNQHALNKVGKIKMSNLCTEIFQLQETSEIADYGQADAIRRDISCNLASLNIVNVMERKMVRESVHEGMVALTSVSDMTHISNAPGVAKANREMHSVGLGVMNLHGFFAKNKIAYESEEARDFARTFFMMMNYYSLEKSMEIAVQTGETFAGFEQSDYATGEYFERYLNTDYRPRTGKAAALFEGMHIPSPQDWAELKQQVMKNGLYHAYRLAIAPTASISYIQNATSSVMPVVEQIETRTYANSTTYYPMPYLSRENIFFYKSAYQMDQFKVIDLIAEIVPHVDQGISTILHVNSNVTTRQLARYYLYAAHKGLKSLYYTRTKKLSVEECLTCSV, encoded by the coding sequence TTGCGGCATATTGAACTGAACAACATGTTGATGAAGCGGGACGAGAGCGGGTTCTTCCAACTGGAGAAGGACCGGGAAGCCGTCGCCGAATTTATGCAAGAAGTCGAACGCAAAAGCGTGACCTTTTCGAGTACGACCGATAAAGTGCGGTACATGATCGAAAACGATTATTACGAGAACGTGTACGAGCAGTATACGGAAGCCGAGGTCGAACGCGTATATGCCATTACCCACGGCTATCATTTTGAGTTTCCGTCTTATATGGCGGCGTCGAAGTTTTATACCGACTACGCGCTGAAGACGAACGATAAATCCAAGTATCTGGAGCATTACCCGGACCGGGTAGCGGCGGTGGCGCTGCACCTCGGCCGCGGCAACGCGGAGACCGCCAGCCTGCTGGCCCGTTCCATGATGGAGCAGCGGCTGCAGCCGGCGACGCCGACGTTCCTGAACGCGGGCAAAAGCCGGCGCGGCGAGATGGTGTCCTGTTTCCTACTGGAAATGGACGACTCGCTGAACTCGATCAACTACGTGCTGAACACCTGCATGCAGCTGTCCAAAATCGGCGGCGGCGTAGCGGTAAACCTGTCGAAGCTGCGCGGACGCGGCGAGCCGATCAAAGGCGTGGAAGGCGCGGCCAAAGGGATCATGCCGGTGCTGAAGCTGATGGAGGACGCTTTTTCCTATGCCGACCAGATGGGTCAGCGCAAAGGATCGGGCGCGGGGTACTACAACATTTTCGGCTGGGACGTTGCGGAATTTTTGGACAGCAAAAAAATCAACGCCGACGAACGGATTCGCTTGAAAACCTTGTCGATCGGGCTGATCGTGCCGAACCGTTTTTATCAACTGGCCAAGGACAACGAACCGCTTTACGTGTTCGGTCCTTACAGTGTATATAAAGCTTACGGCACTCATTTGGACGACATGGACCTGGACGTGATGTACGACAAGCTGCTCGCCGACGAGCGGGTTAAGAAAAGAAAGCTGATGAGCGCGCGCGACATGCTGACCAAGATCGCCACGGTCCAGCTGGAATCCGGTTACCCGTACATCATGAACAAGAGCAACGCCAACAACCAGCATGCGCTGAACAAGGTCGGGAAGATCAAAATGTCCAACCTGTGCACGGAGATCTTCCAGCTGCAGGAGACGTCGGAAATCGCCGATTACGGGCAAGCGGATGCGATCCGCCGCGACATCAGCTGCAACCTGGCTTCCCTGAACATCGTGAACGTGATGGAGCGGAAGATGGTTCGCGAATCCGTGCACGAAGGCATGGTGGCGCTCACGTCCGTCAGCGACATGACGCATATTTCCAACGCTCCCGGCGTTGCCAAAGCGAACCGGGAAATGCATTCCGTCGGGCTCGGCGTGATGAATCTGCATGGATTTTTCGCCAAAAACAAAATCGCCTACGAAAGCGAAGAGGCGCGCGATTTTGCCCGTACGTTCTTTATGATGATGAACTATTATTCCCTGGAAAAGAGCATGGAGATCGCCGTGCAAACCGGAGAAACCTTCGCCGGATTCGAACAATCCGACTACGCTACAGGGGAGTATTTCGAACGGTATCTGAATACGGACTACCGTCCGCGCACCGGCAAAGCGGCCGCTCTGTTCGAAGGCATGCACATCCCGTCCCCGCAGGACTGGGCCGAACTGAAGCAGCAGGTGATGAAAAACGGCTTGTACCATGCTTACCGTCTGGCGATTGCGCCGACCGCCAGCATTTCGTACATTCAGAACGCCACCTCGAGCGTGATGCCGGTCGTGGAGCAAATCGAAACCCGGACCTACGCGAACTCGACGACGTATTATCCGATGCCGTATCTGAGCCGGGAAAATATTTTCTTCTATAAATCCGCTTATCAGATGGACCAGTTCAAGGTGATCGACCTGATCGCGGAAATCGTGCCGCATGTCGACCAGGGCATCTCGACGATCCTTCACGTCAACAGCAACGTGACGACCCGCCAGTTGGCGCGTTACTATCTGTATGCCGCGCATAAAGGGCTGAAGTCGCTGTATTATACCCGGACGAAGAAGCTGTCCGTGGAAGAATGCCTGACCTGCTCGGTATAA
- a CDS encoding transglutaminase domain-containing protein yields the protein MMEDLLQSVREYNFISLLLLFILLGSILQGLLRGASRSAGRLFSLLSGGVLSLLGIAAAIPLTLWISPKVQGWLAMLEIPQRELALWEQVFYTFIMAVRDFPLMRFAVVFILMYWLIRTIAGLAAALFGGGSWFGRLFSGGDRPASLLSRLAGACIGGVIGAARCLMVIAVLFIAVTLFPNSGFSRYVEASPVYQQGARTIIEPLTGNLIKEKLPVFTRSVEAELSGILQQKYELIDAHIPQDIELAAAEITKGADSDEEKARRLYDWIGTRVSYDYDKVKDYEEKGIWHEQTPQMTFETKKGVCIDYARLYAVMARSQGLDVKVITGLGYDGQGGYGPHAWNEVFLSAQNAWIPLDATWAQSGDWFNPPAFSETHIPDKLI from the coding sequence ATGATGGAGGATTTGCTGCAAAGTGTGCGGGAATACAACTTCATATCGTTGCTGCTGCTGTTCATCCTGCTGGGATCGATACTTCAGGGCTTGCTGCGCGGGGCATCGCGGTCGGCCGGCCGCTTGTTTTCGCTGCTCAGCGGGGGCGTGCTGTCGCTGCTCGGGATTGCCGCCGCCATCCCGCTTACGTTGTGGATTTCTCCCAAGGTGCAGGGGTGGCTGGCTATGCTGGAGATACCGCAGCGTGAGCTGGCGCTTTGGGAGCAGGTGTTTTATACGTTCATCATGGCGGTAAGGGACTTTCCGCTGATGCGTTTTGCCGTCGTGTTCATCCTGATGTACTGGCTGATCCGGACGATTGCCGGGCTGGCTGCCGCGCTTTTCGGCGGCGGCTCCTGGTTCGGGCGGCTGTTCTCGGGCGGAGACCGCCCGGCTTCGCTGCTGAGCCGTTTGGCCGGAGCATGCATCGGCGGTGTGATCGGGGCGGCGCGCTGCCTGATGGTTATCGCCGTGCTTTTTATCGCCGTGACGTTGTTTCCGAACAGCGGCTTCAGCCGTTATGTCGAGGCGTCCCCGGTATACCAGCAGGGGGCCCGCACCATCATTGAACCGCTGACCGGCAACCTGATCAAGGAGAAGCTGCCGGTGTTCACCCGCAGTGTGGAGGCGGAGCTCAGCGGAATTCTGCAGCAAAAATACGAGCTGATCGACGCCCATATCCCGCAGGATATCGAGCTGGCGGCGGCCGAGATTACCAAAGGCGCGGATAGCGACGAGGAGAAGGCCCGCCGGTTGTACGACTGGATCGGCACGAGAGTCAGCTACGATTACGATAAAGTGAAGGACTATGAGGAGAAGGGGATCTGGCACGAGCAGACGCCGCAAATGACGTTTGAGACGAAAAAAGGCGTCTGCATCGATTACGCCCGCCTGTACGCGGTGATGGCGAGGTCGCAGGGCCTGGACGTCAAGGTCATCACCGGGCTCGGTTATGACGGGCAGGGCGGATACGGCCCGCATGCCTGGAACGAGGTGTTTTTGTCTGCGCAAAACGCCTGGATTCCGCTCGACGCGACCTGGGCCCAAAGCGGGGACTGGTTTAATCCTCCGGCCTTCAGCGAAACCCATATCCCGGATAAATTAATCTAA
- a CDS encoding peptidoglycan D,D-transpeptidase FtsI family protein, giving the protein MKSVYMDDPRKQEAAMQRHFNIRLNLFFFSAFAIFTVIIVRLAILQFVEGPTLSRQESNLRVKDVPMPPMRGSILAAGGEKLAYSTPVQSLYLTLQKSSYSQDSESGKKNYEEAVALARKLKNAFARYGAPDKAMSEEDILKAMDLNFQTNNGFVPRRIKAELTPKEVAYFIERKSEFSGIDIVEESIRHYDKDRVAVQTIGYLKKFQSTRDLDWYDPIREAKKEDPSLQYTEEELVGFDGLELYYQNELRGKNGFKSVPIDPRNMANGIPELTPPEKGYDLHTTINKNVQLAAQQAIMDQIKWVHTHTVSGKVHPHAKTGYAVAMEVDTGNVVAMASMPDYDTNLWQSGGVSTEDWNKIMDNYRNGTITPNSSGRSGHNFDSTVYLGSTIKPLSVLVGLNEGLFTTSDRYNDTGIAYFGRNDSSSVRNSSRHVYGRITPREAIIKSSNTFMVDMVGEKLWKKYRDKGIGIWDGYMKQFGLGVPTGVDLPEEFRGRLDYTDESETSLARLVYSSFGQQAKYTTLQLAQYTTTLATRGKRMEPHLVSKITDSEGNVVKEIKPKVLNEVKFNDAYWKEVIAGMSTNVSSAFSGFPYDFARKTGTSEQVGGKEKRDNGVFIAFAPRENPKLAVAVVIPEGGFGANSAAPVARKIFDAYDREYGLDGVPKKAENQTSK; this is encoded by the coding sequence ATGAAAAGTGTCTACATGGACGATCCGCGCAAGCAAGAAGCGGCGATGCAGAGACATTTTAATATTCGGCTAAACCTGTTTTTCTTTAGCGCTTTTGCGATTTTTACCGTGATTATCGTTCGCCTGGCGATTTTGCAGTTCGTGGAAGGCCCGACGTTGTCCAGGCAGGAAAGCAATCTGCGGGTAAAGGATGTGCCAATGCCTCCGATGAGAGGTTCTATATTGGCTGCCGGTGGAGAAAAGCTGGCTTATTCGACACCGGTTCAATCTTTGTATTTGACTTTGCAAAAGAGCAGTTACAGCCAGGACAGTGAATCGGGAAAGAAGAATTACGAGGAAGCGGTGGCTTTAGCCCGGAAATTGAAAAATGCGTTTGCCAGATACGGAGCCCCGGACAAGGCCATGTCCGAAGAGGACATCCTTAAAGCGATGGACCTTAATTTCCAGACCAATAACGGTTTTGTTCCAAGGCGAATCAAAGCGGAATTGACCCCTAAAGAAGTTGCGTACTTTATTGAACGCAAAAGCGAATTTTCGGGGATTGACATCGTTGAGGAGAGCATCCGCCACTACGACAAGGACAGAGTAGCCGTGCAAACGATCGGTTATCTTAAAAAGTTTCAATCAACAAGGGATTTGGATTGGTATGACCCGATCAGGGAAGCAAAAAAAGAGGATCCTTCCCTGCAGTATACGGAGGAAGAGCTTGTCGGTTTCGACGGCTTGGAATTGTACTATCAAAATGAATTGCGGGGCAAAAACGGATTTAAGAGCGTCCCGATCGATCCGCGCAATATGGCAAACGGGATTCCGGAGCTGACGCCGCCGGAAAAAGGTTATGATTTGCATACAACGATCAATAAAAATGTACAGCTCGCCGCCCAGCAAGCCATCATGGACCAAATCAAATGGGTACACACGCATACGGTGTCCGGAAAAGTGCATCCCCATGCCAAAACCGGTTATGCCGTCGCGATGGAAGTGGATACCGGCAATGTGGTGGCGATGGCCAGCATGCCGGATTACGATACGAACTTATGGCAGTCGGGCGGGGTTTCGACGGAAGATTGGAACAAAATTATGGATAATTACCGAAACGGGACGATAACGCCAAACAGTTCGGGACGTTCGGGACATAATTTCGACTCCACCGTTTACCTTGGTTCGACGATCAAACCTTTGTCCGTGTTAGTTGGCTTAAACGAAGGCCTGTTTACGACGAGTGATCGATACAACGATACGGGGATTGCCTATTTCGGGAGAAATGATTCGTCAAGCGTGCGAAATTCCTCAAGACATGTGTACGGCCGAATTACCCCTAGAGAGGCGATCATTAAATCCTCCAATACGTTTATGGTCGATATGGTGGGAGAAAAGCTGTGGAAGAAATATCGCGACAAAGGGATTGGCATTTGGGACGGCTATATGAAGCAGTTTGGCCTTGGCGTACCCACGGGCGTGGATCTGCCTGAGGAATTCCGGGGCAGGCTGGATTATACCGACGAGTCGGAAACCTCCTTGGCGCGGTTGGTGTACTCTTCCTTTGGGCAGCAAGCCAAATACACCACATTGCAGCTTGCCCAGTATACGACCACGCTTGCCACCCGGGGGAAGCGGATGGAGCCGCACCTGGTCAGCAAAATTACCGATTCCGAAGGAAATGTCGTCAAGGAGATCAAACCGAAGGTGCTAAACGAGGTGAAATTTAATGACGCATACTGGAAAGAAGTAATTGCCGGGATGAGCACCAACGTGTCGTCCGCTTTTTCCGGCTTCCCGTATGACTTTGCCCGTAAAACGGGGACCTCGGAGCAAGTGGGGGGCAAAGAAAAGAGAGATAACGGCGTATTCATTGCCTTTGCCCCGCGCGAAAATCCGAAGCTTGCCGTCGCCGTCGTCATTCCTGAAGGCGGTTTTGGCGCAAACAGCGCCGCCCCGGTGGCCCGCAAAATTTTCGACGCTTACGATCGGGAGTACGGCCTCGACGGGGTGCCGAAGAAAGCGGAAAATCAAACAAGCAAATAA